A single window of Silurus meridionalis isolate SWU-2019-XX chromosome 11, ASM1480568v1, whole genome shotgun sequence DNA harbors:
- the LOC124393719 gene encoding serine rich and transmembrane domain containing 1 — translation MDSHVEELNGTELEGQSFLHFNPTTLSTGAAAASSSRTESVYVYLSIFLSLLLFLLTLLIITLHRLKNIISSSSSYPECSSEAGSSFTNMEICSLSSQRSAVSSLSC, via the coding sequence ATGGATAGCCATGTGGAGGAGCTTAATGGGACTGAGCTGGAGGGACAAAGCTTTCTGCACTTCAATCCAACAACTCTTTCCACTGGGGCTGCTGCAGCTTCATCCAGCCGTACTGAAAGTGTCTATGTCTATCTTTCTATTTTCCTTAGCTTGTTGCTCTTCCTTCTCACGCTCCTTATCATCACCCTGCACAGGCTAAAAAACATCATCTCGTCTAGTTCATCCTATCCAGAGTGCAGCAGTGAGGCAGGCAGTTCTTTTACCAACATGGAGATCTGTAGCCTGTCTTCACAGAGATCAGCAGTGTCTTCACTGTCCTGCTAG